The DNA window TCAGACCGAAAGATCGAGTCGCTTTGAACCGTTGGGAAGGAAGaggttgtaaaaatattcctaTTTCTGTAACCCTTCTAACGACGACgcgacgacaacgacgacgtcGCGTTAACCCGAAGCACTTCTTATCTCATGAACGTTTAATGCATAAGGCAAGTACCGTTTTCTTATTataattgtacaatttttcacccccaATTGCTGTTTTCGTATCACCGATTCTGATCactcgtaaaatattttagttttcaatAGGAAACAGGCTTCtactttttgtttattatttttctttacatacATACTAATTTCAGTCACTGTGTAAATTTTCAccagaaattatttcaccgtCACAATCTTGCGTTTGGGAAACAAAGTTTACTCACGACCTCTTTTTCCAAAATCGAATCCTTCAGCTGCAGAAATGATGGTGCAGCAAGGAGAGGGTGGCTCGGCGGCAAAATCACGTCGCAATGGAGCTAGGCTTTTTAAGAATCCGCCGCAGCCTCACATGTGCATACAGGACTATATACAGGTAAAAGAATCAGTTTCTTTTATCGGACTGCCAGTTTCCTTCTATCACCCTTCGTTTTTAAGATGCcacggttttttttatttaccttcAAACATTTGCAGGGATCGTGGGATCCGTGTTACGTAAACGTACTGTCGTGGGGTAAAATCGCCATGCCGCATCGTCCCTCGGAACCTGTCCCTCTTTGGGGAGGTATGAGGGTCTTACCGCCGAGAACTGAAAAGCCACAATGTTCTGTTTTCGCTGTTATGGCTAATCCGGAGATACTTCGACTCAATGGAAAAAATGCTCAAGATCcacaggtaaaaaaaagacaacgaCGTGGTGTTTTCAGCTTGAAAATCAATGCTGGTAGATCACTGATTTCCGGAAGTGTGATGTaacgaagaagatgaagataaTATGAGTCAATGTAACGAAAACCGCATTCTTCACGACTGAAGTATCATAACTTCTCTATTTGTTTACTTTCAGGAGCGTTCGGCATTGATTGATCTCTTGCTAGATTTTGTAGAGGCGATGAACGAGGGAGTGGTGTTCACGCGATGCTACACAGTCCTAAAAGACCGTGACATAACAGGCGAGCTGAAGGAAGTGTGGATGGCGGTGCAAGTGAAGCGAGACAAGGAGCAGGAGACACAGCAGGAAACATGGATAGATGTACAACCACCAGCGCCGCAGTACCCGCAGTTTGAGATGAGTCAGGATTACTCATACCAATCGGTAAATGACCAGCAGGTTTATCAGCCGGGTCACGTAGTGCCGCAACAGTATCACGGAAACGTTGGGGTGCAGATCTCACCGCAGGATCAGTACAACTACGGAGATCGCGGCGGGGTGAGACAGCAAAATCAAGGACAGCAGAATTGCCCAGCATATCCGATGCCCCAATATCAATTTCAACAGCTCCCAAGGCAGCTGGTTCCCCAGTACATAAACTCTAACATGCATCCTAGCGTCAGCCCGAGCTATCCTGGGCCAAACGTTGTTGGTTCGAACGTGAATCCGAATATCCCTGGTTATTATCAGCAGTACATCGCGCTCCAACAGCAAATGGTTGGCCAAAGGCAGATCGAGAACGTCATGCACGCTGTTCGAGAGACCCACAGCGATATGCAACAGCCGCCGGCGATGCACGTTCCTCATATACAGTTCGAGCAGCCTCCGCCTTTCAACTTGCAGACGACTTCGCAGATGAACGTTTTGAGGCTGGGTAGACCGCACATGGGCGTGACACAGAAGAGCAACGCGAATAAGAGACAATCGAGCTCGCCTACCCACTCGAATCAAACTGCAAACTCTACTATCGTTCGTCAGCCTAAAAACAGCGTGGAAAAAAGTCCTAGCAAAGCGTTCAGGGTTAGGGCTCAGCGCGGCGACCAGGCGGgaacagaaaaacaaaatgctGGTCAAGTCTCGCCTGAAAAGATAAAGCTAGTGGTGACGGCAGAGAAGAACAACGTCAAAGATTGCGATGATCAAAGTGTTCAAGTTACCGATCTGGACGAAGAACTCGACGCCAAGAAGAACAAGGCTAAGGATTTGAAAGTATCGGTCGCGGAGGAAACTCTGAGTGCGCAGAAGACAGCAAAACAGCAGGCTATCGCTACTAAAAAAGACCTGAGGCAGTGGATTCTCAACTCTTCGGACGATATAACCGTCCTTGAGACCGACCTGCCGCTCGAAGGTACTGAGGACGGTACTGTGAATCAGAACTTGAACACCAAGCCAGTAAAGACGCAGATAttagttttgaaaagaaattcatcCAAGGTTAACAACAGCGATTCTGGCAAGAGTAGCTCGAAAGATCAGAAGGTAGTTAAGAACGCGATAAGATTAACTAAACTCGAGGGACAACAGATATACGATTTAGAAAGTGAGAGGATAGACGATAGCAATAAAGAGAAAGGAGACGAGCTGGTGAATCAAGCTCCGTCTGAAACTGCGGAAAAGAAACCTGTCGACAATGGAAATAGCAGGAATGGATTTTCGCAGCACAAACAGCATAaggaacaacaacaacagcaacgaCCCAAGCGGTCGCAAACGGTTAATAACTTAATAAAAAACGTATTCAAAATAAACCCAAGTACGTCATCAAATGACGATAATCATAAAGACAAGGTGAATAATCATACGAAAGTTATAAACTGTAAATCTAACAACAAGGGTACCGACGACGTATATCACGGTTACGTGATACTGAGAAAGGGGGAAACTAGCCAGCATAATGATGAGGACGTGGTGAGAGAAATGGCTCGGATATCAATTCAAGACTGCAAAGATACGACGACTGAGAACAGCAATACTGTTAACTCGTGATAGCCTGGTTAGAAGAAAGACAAGTTTAAGATGTTTGAAGATGTACGGAAGGCCAGGTAAGAAGTGGTCTGTCTTACGTATGCTTGCGTGCGAGTGTgtgtgtaaataaaatatattatattataaagtttatttttaagaTCAGgctaaataaattttaacattAGTGCCCGTTATTACTTCAATCATAATCCGCTTTTGTTTCCGTTTATTTCACTCTATTAGAACGGCTGTATGTGCGAATTTTTACGCATTTCGAATGTCACCAATTTAAGATCACGTTttaattatgtaaaaatattaccaGAGATCTTTGGTAATGTTTCCTTGATAATATCACTTTTGTCTGTGATGTGAAACTCGATTATTGGTCATATCattgacgattttttcatattgTGTTCGTTTTTAAACTGCACAAACAGAcagctgataaaaaaaaaacaacctgATATCTTCAAATCCTGATCATTTTTCAGGTTTCACATCTGTTGATCAAGAATGGATGCAAGTTTTTATTATCACTTTTTCCAAATTGAACAAAAAGGAAACAGTGAAAAACGGTAATAGACAGTTATGCGGACATTGATACCAagggtttaaaatttttttgaaagagcaaaaaaaaaaaaacgaaactaatacggaaagaaatataattacctaacgaaatattttctgtGTCTTTCTCCAAAGCGGATTCCGTGTAAAATCAGCAATACATACGATATATCGGAATAGATACGCCACACGTAGATATAACGAACTTTACGAATATGATATTTCTAACCGAAAACGCGAGATTTTTAAGACTTATAGTATATACGCTATGTGTAAGATgcaaaaacgatgaaaaaaagaaaaaaaaaatgaaaaacagaaaaagcgAAGAAACCGAATATGATTGATGAGAATTACAAGAGGCCTAAAGAGGAAATTGGAAACCCGTGAAAACCAATGAATCTAACTCTGTTCTCAATCGACATAGTAATGCACCAAAATGTGATTGCATATTAAAtttcgaagaagaaaaaaactaagaGCTAACATACAAAAGCGAAGACAGGAAAGAGGAACAAAAGAAGATATGACGAAGTCTGATATACCTAGTTGATTAAGATTCTCAGTTGTAAGAAATTATCTTTTTCACCATTACGTGGTGTATATAATTCAATTCcttcttaaatttttaatttttctttttttcaacctctgATAGGTTCAACGACTATTTTATGTAACGGCGTCTTTAATGCCTGCACCAATGTCTGAGACTTTCTTATACACTTGCGTGTAATAACGATATGTATTGATATTTCCAAAATTGCAGAACGTAGCGAATTCATCCCATTTTTCTGCTATTATACAACTGCGTAGATGACACTGATATGATAGCATTCAACAAGTGAATACCCTGGCATACCCCATAACAGTGATATTATAGAACACTCCAAAATGAATGGTAGGATGATAAAAGTAATGATAAtgatggtaataataataacaataatgatcaGAATAAGAAATATCGGAACATTGccatttattatttacgtaGAAATATGAAACCGTGTTATTCCGTACAGTTATGTAATTAAATATACCTATTCTTGTTATTATCGCGATATCAGATATCGattgatttttgtatttttaatattttttgttcgcatATAAATATAGATGTATATGCGTGTATAAAAGATACATGAAAAAACTAAAGCAAATTGgaatttgtgttttttttcttgttttttttttcagagaaGATCAGTTATACCTGCTTAAGATACCAGAATTGTTATAACACATTTTTCGTACCCTTAGACCGTTAGAATCCTTAGCTAATGCCCTCTACTctagtttcaaaaataatcaaatagtCAAATTTCACACCAATAATCACCAGCGTTAGATTCAAACTCTagactatatatatatatatattcaagcagaaaaagaaagacagaataaacagaggaaaaaaaaattattctagaATCCAATTTCATATGGCACCGATTACACAAAAAATAGACGACAAAGTTTTGACACGaattaaatgaatgaattgtTACAATGAGTATTTCATTTAGCCTCCGTTCTGTACTCCACCCCTCTTCAAAACGTTGATGATCGTGCTTTATGCCAAATGACGCTTTACGTTAATCTGAAATTCGATGCGGAAGATTTCATCGTTTTTGAAATCGAATGATTTATTATACCCCTTATACGCGTGCATACCTATGATGTGTAAGTATGATTCTGATTTGCTCACGCTCAAcgagaaataaattattcttgtTGCTGTTcctgttgttattattattattactactactattatCGCAAGAACTATCCAGCGTCGACTCTTTCTCGCGTGCGCGATCATCTAAAACCCATTATAAGTCGAGAAATTAGTAACTACGTTTATAGTCACGGAATTAGCAACATCCTTGAAAGTAAATCGaataataagaaaagaaattgaatttaaccGCGAAGAAAGTTTCATAGCACCGTGGCATAGATTAGCGCAAATTAAATACTTGCATGCATGTGTGTTTTTCGATCTTTTTATGTTACAACAACGAAAGAAGAATATCACATGTAACAAATATGCgcgtttaaatttttacaaaagcgaggaacaaaaagaaattataatattaatttcgaTTAAACACCAAATTTGACTCGTACcaacaataaatattacaaaagtTGCCATCTAATTTCAgcggaaaataattattattcgattttttttttttttttttcttttgtaccGCTTCATATTTAATAATTGCAATTATAGTCCATACCAACATTGATCATTCGCATAGTATAATTATACTTATTTATATCATTATTGTCCTAATAATCGAACTTCATCAACTACTACTActaattactattattattatcatcattattattattattgttattattacgcAGTATACAATATTTTAGTTTTCGTTGATCAAATAATTTATGCGTGAAACATACCGGGTGCTTCTTCAAtatcatgtataatatataagttATATCGGGAGCCTCACACGATATTAAGATCTCACTCtgtaattatatacatataataatggTAGTTTAGTAATATTGTGAAAATCCGTTGGAAAACTCGTTTACTTTGTCCACATATGCATAAGTCACAGGCTCTTACACAGAACATCCCCTTtctggtatatatatatatatatatatatatatatatatatatatatatatatatttgagtAGAAATCATTTCTTATCCTAATTTTGTAtcggaaagaaattatttcaacgacgtttaatcgatcgattaaatatgtatgtatatattattattattattattattattattttttttttaatttgaaaagttttaagaaataatttgtttttaaaacaAACATGCTGCACCCCGCtcacaataattatatactaagttattatcattactattagATAATATAAGTCTAGACATAATGTATTAGCAGTATTGACGTTATTCGATATCATTACGCTGGTAATAATCTCATTATTACTTTTAATCatccattattattattattattgttgttgttgttgttgttgttctataatacacgaattttttttctcgagaaAATGTATCACGTACGTATTAAATTGACTCATCCTAACTTATTTTCGCACTCATACGTGTAAATATGTAAACATAATCGATCTGTTACAGTAATTACAATCATACGTAATAAGAAAATATTCGGCATGCGTGCGGTGAATATATGTTAATTTGCCATTCTGTAACTCAGAGTTACATGAATATTCATACAATTATGCGTTTTGCATAATTCTATCTCTTATTGTCATTGTCGCTTGTACAGCATAGATAAAAATACACACTAAACACTTTTATCGTGCACGCCAACACATACAGGCTTTTTTATACTAGAGTTTATCGAATTTCATGCGTATTCGAacaggatatttttttcttattattattattactactactattcAAATACTagaactttttcttttttttttgtttctttttaataaaaaaataaaaattttcaaagttattcGAACCGTCGAGAATCCTCATGTGAGAATCGTTTCAACAATTTCTCGTATAAAATTGATGATTCtaaagtatgaaaaataaattgataatcTCTGTTTcacatcaaaatttttggcctttttttttgctactttATATCGTGTCAAAATTCCTGACGATTCATACACACCGAAGACAAACGAAACGATCGACTTTGCGGATCTActaaatttacattttttattatatacccATGCTCTTCGCCCGGAACATTCATCCATATTACGCTCGTGTCTAGATCTACGAAAGTGTGTAAGCATTTGTATATGTGTGACGAAGAACTTTCACTCGTATTTCCAACGCTTCAACCGTACGTTAAATTTCCCCCTCCTTTTGACAGGAACTTATACAACAACGCAATCGGAGCAAACGTGGCGATGCGCACgacgatattattgtaatatcgTTAGAGGACGACACTCTATACTTTCCCTTTCGCAAATCGCTCGTTAgcctttgatttttcatttttccatctCGAACTCCGATCGCAACTAAAATTCGCATTCAAATCTCCGTCATTGCGTCTTTAGATCCGCTCGCTCTCTCCAGCTTCCGACAACACCGTAGAAAATCCGCTATTGATTATGACTGATGACAAACCCGAGGATGATagacaagaaaataaaaaaatcaatccgGAAACTTTGCTAATCTTCCGACGTTCTTTTATCACCGGGAAAGAAATTCTTCCTTGTTCTCATCCTCGGTAAGAGCGATGCTTTATTCGCTCAAAAGCCGGCCAACAAAGTGAGACCCCCGCCGACGGGAAAACACctttcgttcaattttaaatGGAGAGGGGTCATATGGGCTTAGAGAGACGGTACCTAGCTGGGGTTACCGTTGTGTGAAGTCGATGGGCAGCCTCAACAGCACCAGAAGCAGCTCTCTCGTTCAACTTAAACTGACCGTTGTCACGTCGAAAACGCGGACATTCGCGTAATCCGGCATTTCATTCAACGTTCCGGCGTAGTTTTCGGTGATTCGGTCGTCCGTCTATCCGCGTGCAATAAGATCGTCTCTACATTCGATATTGAAAACGGTATTAACGATCGTGGAAGACTGATTCCGAGGCAGTCTTCAGATGGTTTTTAAACCTTTCGCAATTTTGGGCTCGGCAGAAGTTGCTAAGAAGAGGAAGCTTTAGAACGCCAACATCGCCATGTTCAGGGAGAAACAGGACCCCGAGAATACAGGTCAGTCGGTGTAGTCGATGTGTAACGCGCTCGGTCAGTGTATGTATAGCATATTTGTCGGCAGTCGGTGTAGCCATCAAACTCTCATTCGTTCGATCACAGCGTCGATGAGAGCCTGAAAATCTATAAACGCCCATTGCGTCATTTCTGtggtaattagaaaaattgagtaaaacaggtatcgttaaaaaatctgTCTGAATATCGTtggtattacgaaaaacgaggtaggCCTAACCATTTtacgctatcgtcgatccttttttggtaattgcgacgcaaaatcagtttctgaggtttactctacttttttagtcaaacgaggctttaacgtcaatttatccttgcacgagcgttaaattttcgcaacagttgcaagaaaatctagcaacagtgatcgtaatgagaaagaatattaacggatactagactttccggtaacggctagaaaactaattttcattttctacctagaactatatttttcgattatggtaataaatgaaaaaagttaaagaccgagcggtaaccggaactaaaaatttctctcacagtacattattttatacgaAATTTCCGTCGTTGTCCGAGTTCATCTGGCTGAATCCTCGTTTTCCAGATTTGACAAAAATCATTCGAACATCAGAGAAAAACTCGTGCATTGGTATACAAGTTTTCACTGAAAACACGCGAGAATTACAAGCAACAATATTGTGTTATACGGCTAGGCGAAGAATGTCGGCGATTGAAGTATTTCGTAAGAATTGTGCAAGAAGCGTGAAGCTTGATCCTCGATCTCCGACGATTGACACTCTTTCACTTTGAGCGCGGACAAATATTATGAACACGTGAAAAATGGATGGAAACGCAGTTTGGATGAGAAATTTCTATTTTGCGACAAAATTCTTTTACGTCTACGACCGATTCTTGGACCGAATTGTATATAAAcgttacataaattatttaacggGAAGTTATTAAATTCGAAATCGAGACTTCTTGAATTCGTATAATTCGGCGCGATTGTCGATGTGCTGTGATTCGAACTTGGAAGTGATTAGCACCCTGGATACCTTGATACGTGTACATTGTATGTTACCGCCAATTTGCGTTGTTACACGTTTACACGTTACATACGCGTTTCTGTAGAAGTGCATTCCGTAACTTGCCAATCATTTACAACAGACCTTGGCTCACATGTCCAACGCCTGTTGTATGTGCCTTTCCTCTCTCTTGAGTAAAAACCCTCATAGGTTCAATTGTTTCTACTTGGTATTAAAAACCAACTGTAATTATTTATGCGACCATTCAGAACGTAACTGAAGATATGCCTGAggataaagaattttttcaccgatacTCGTTTTAACTGTGTTATACTTCCATTACTCTTCGATTAAGAATCATTGAAACTCGatcatttgaaattaatcCACGAATGGCGGTTCGCGAAATTTGTGTTGATCAATGAATCGATCGGATCCGGCTGATTTGCATATTTAAACAGATGTCAGCGATCGGATAAGATCGATCGTTGAGCACATCATAGAAACTATGTACGTACGATTCAACATGCCGCTAGCAATCGGTACAGATGTACCGTCTTTTACAAACTCTGAATACAAATTAGTCAAAATTGTGCTACGTTCTCCAAGGAAATCGCACGGATCGGCGCATTATACAATCGGCATAACCCACGTTCGCGGACTCGACGCGACTCCGTGAATGTCaaattgatttatttggaAACAGGACGCTGTTGACACATGACTTTTGCTCTCCGTGTATGTTAATATGCTCCTTCACCTGTGAAggtaacaaaaattcacattcaAGCCGTACGCGAATATTTTTGTCACGCAAAATATGTCGTAAAATCTCTGTTCTTTCCACATTTCAAGAATCGACGTTTAGCCGATTATAACtatattcttctcttttttcggTTATCACATTTCAGACTCCCATTCAGACACAGGGTcaactgtttttctttcttttgggAAGAATCCAGTTTTATCGGTTAATATCGTTAAGAACTCGTTTGGTATCGAAActtgttgaaatttcgaaacacCGAGCGAAAACCAGTTCCTAattttggtttttatttttcttccaagttACCGAGTCCgcagattttcattttcatgaaattttttttaatattgacaTCTAAACACAATATTGCAGAAAAGGTAGTCGAGGAGCGTTTCCGGTTGCTGGTTGAAGTCGGATCGAAGACAATGGCTGACTCTGAATTACCGGAAATGGATCTACCCGCCTACTACGATGCGGATAAATTCCGGGTGGGCCAGACTGTTTTTTACAACAACGTGTTCACGATGATGGTCGCAAAACTTGCCGGTCTTCTATCGCTTCTAGCCGTACCGTCCATCCTCGATATTCTCATATTCACGAAACAGAGCGGAACACCGTGCACAGCCTTTCGTCGATATGTTTCAACGATTCTTCACACTTTCATATGGTACGAACGGGAACCGGAAAAGCAAAAGGAGTAAGTGCAGCAAAGATTTTCAATGTTCAGATTTCTAAAACACTTTCAGTCTTCCTTTCATTGTTCTATAATTCAGTTTTTTTGGGTTCATGGTGTGGGAGGAtcctgaaattaaaaatacctGAGCCTCCGTGAGACGAGAACGTTATTGGCAACGCTGTTTGCCTACTTGCAGGCGTACGGTAATTGGGGATTCACAGTGATTGCCCCGTAAACTAGCGCCATCTGTAAACGAATCCCGCACTATTATTACCCATATTCATTGTGCTGAATCCAGTTTGAATTGGGCGCGTTTATTTTTCCCCCGAAacattatttgaattttgttttgtaattttgtcgGAAAAAGTGCGATGCATACTTGATAAGtaaagagaaattttcttcaaaatatttcaacgtatattttacctgaatttttttcgatttctcaTGTACAAACGATTTTCGACGTCCTGCGTTTTTAAACATGGTTTACGAATTTCCGAGTTTCGTAATCGTTTGAGAAAAGAATACTTATAAATACTTGCATACATTAATGCTTGATCCGCGTAGATCGAGATGAAGTTTCCAGTATAACGACATCACGGATAATCGAGCAGGAGAGGCTGCGGTGGGTTTAACCCGTCCAAATAAGGTCAGACTCGCAAGTAATCAGGACACATACGTGAATGCTGCAGCCTCACGACTGGCCGCCCGGCTTATTCCCAACTGCTTCGTAACTCTATCCGTATCATCGGAtttcttccattttcaattccaCGAATTTTTGAGCTGCTTCTAAATATAGCCACGGGCTGTAGCCACAGCGACAGAATTCCAGACGCAAAACGAAGAATCCAATACCCCGTAACACCGAGTTCACTGCCTTTTGCCAAAGGGTCGAGATCCTCTGCTCCCTTTCTACCGGGGGTGGggtaaaaatgtagaaagatcaaacaatttcaggaccacaatatcgaatttttaacgaagCGCAAACTTAATTtgtacaatttaaaaaaattgaaagtcgAAGTGTGAAGaagtaaaagaataaaaaggtCAGAGCATAGAATCGTATACAGATTCTCGATTTTGCCGTTCTATGTTTTGacctttttatattttgtcaATCTGTACTTTGACTTgctatttttacaattttctatagttagacttttcaaatttaaaatttttatgaatcaGATTTTCGCCAGAGTTCCTTCTACCAATCGACGATTCTCGTTCTCTTTACCCCTACCCGTACGTAATTTATGACGATCGTAATTTGAGTTTTTTCTTATTCGTCGGCAGGTTCTTCGCCTCCTTGAAAAACGTGAGGAGGAAACACTGCGTTGCTTCCAAGCGAGCATCCGAAGCGGGTATAAATCGGATTTCCCAGTTTGATATGGCCGTGACTCAGTTCGGGTTCATCGGATTCACTATCCTATGTGGCGACGAACTCGGCGTCGCGGTGTCTCGGAAAGACCTCGAGGGGCTTATCCACCTCTGGCGAGTCATTGGAAGCATGCTGGGGATAGAGGAGAGGTATTCAATTCAGTTCAATTATCCAATCCGTATCCCCGGGAaggtttaagaaaaaaatttatataagtatataagCAGTTTAAGCTTAGAAGACAAGTTAGATatacgttaatttttttgtttttatttagaAAACAAGTTATATATAAGTTGTTCGTTGATTTTTACTCGCAAACGAAGTAAATGGAGCCACAGTAATGAGATTATAATATCGTGCAAAATAGAAATAAACGTGAAATTAAGAACAGACGAAAACATGTAATAATATCAGTATACTATACtacttcaatttcaataacatATATctatcaaaaatattcaacagaTAATCGATTTTCCCTCTTATTAAAGGTTCAATATCTGCACGGGATCGGTAGAAGAGACAAAGGCTCTCTGCGCTCGGATTCTCGACGAAGTATTTCTGCCCTGTCTCGCAGCGAAGAGACCAGAGTTTGAGAAAATGCGACAAATTCTTCTTGAGGGAGTTTGGCCGATAAGCCCGCAGATTGATCCCGACGCTTTTACCGCCATTACTTATCGGCTCGCTATGTCCGCCACTTCTAACAACAATCATTCCCTTGAAGTGGGTGAGTCCAGTTGCCTCAAAAAGTTTTCtactcatttttttctttttcgctcTTACGCTG is part of the Neodiprion virginianus isolate iyNeoVirg1 chromosome 5, iyNeoVirg1.1, whole genome shotgun sequence genome and encodes:
- the LOC124304973 gene encoding uncharacterized protein LOC124304973 isoform X1, coding for MFREKQDPENTEKVVEERFRLLVEVGSKTMADSELPEMDLPAYYDADKFRVGQTVFYNNVFTMMVAKLAGLLSLLAVPSILDILIFTKQSGTPCTAFRRYVSTILHTFIWYEREPEKQKEFFASLKNVRRKHCVASKRASEAGINRISQFDMAVTQFGFIGFTILCGDELGVAVSRKDLEGLIHLWRVIGSMLGIEERFNICTGSVEETKALCARILDEVFLPCLAAKRPEFEKMRQILLEGVWPISPQIDPDAFTAITYRLAMSATSNNNHSLEVDTSSMSSYSKFLLGFQTWVHKNLLQTSLWWSPIFRGFFNAQMRLSIFLTEHWPFLAYLVFGKQRSQVNIYKMQIN
- the LOC124304973 gene encoding uncharacterized protein LOC124304973 isoform X2, with amino-acid sequence MFREKQDPENTEKVVEERFRLLVEVGSKTMADSELPEMDLPAYYDADKFRVGQTVFYNNVFTMMVAKLAGLLSLLAVPSILDILIFTKQSGTPCTAFRRYVSTILHTFIWYEREPEKQKEFNICTGSVEETKALCARILDEVFLPCLAAKRPEFEKMRQILLEGVWPISPQIDPDAFTAITYRLAMSATSNNNHSLEVDTSSMSSYSKFLLGFQTWVHKNLLQTSLWWSPIFRGFFNAQMRLSIFLTEHWPFLAYLVFGKQRSQVNIYKMQIN
- the LOC124304966 gene encoding uncharacterized protein LOC124304966, encoding MMVQQGEGGSAAKSRRNGARLFKNPPQPHMCIQDYIQGSWDPCYVNVLSWGKIAMPHRPSEPVPLWGGMRVLPPRTEKPQCSVFAVMANPEILRLNGKNAQDPQERSALIDLLLDFVEAMNEGVVFTRCYTVLKDRDITGELKEVWMAVQVKRDKEQETQQETWIDVQPPAPQYPQFEMSQDYSYQSVNDQQVYQPGHVVPQQYHGNVGVQISPQDQYNYGDRGGVRQQNQGQQNCPAYPMPQYQFQQLPRQLVPQYINSNMHPSVSPSYPGPNVVGSNVNPNIPGYYQQYIALQQQMVGQRQIENVMHAVRETHSDMQQPPAMHVPHIQFEQPPPFNLQTTSQMNVLRLGRPHMGVTQKSNANKRQSSSPTHSNQTANSTIVRQPKNSVEKSPSKAFRVRAQRGDQAGTEKQNAGQVSPEKIKLVVTAEKNNVKDCDDQSVQVTDLDEELDAKKNKAKDLKVSVAEETLSAQKTAKQQAIATKKDLRQWILNSSDDITVLETDLPLEGTEDGTVNQNLNTKPVKTQILVLKRNSSKVNNSDSGKSSSKDQKVVKNAIRLTKLEGQQIYDLESERIDDSNKEKGDELVNQAPSETAEKKPVDNGNSRNGFSQHKQHKEQQQQQRPKRSQTVNNLIKNVFKINPSTSSNDDNHKDKVNNHTKVINCKSNNKGTDDVYHGYVILRKGETSQHNDEDVVREMARISIQDCKDTTTENSNTVNS